The DNA sequence CCTCGCCTTAGCTTAACTTTTGTTCGGGCTTGTCGTATTCGCTTGCAAAGGCATGGTTCGCATCACGATGCCCCGCTTCATCTTCGCGCACTACCAGCACGACATCGCGCAAGGTTGCATTGGCTGGTAGCTTCCAGTAATCAATTGCAATTTGGGGGGCTGGAATATTGGGTGTTCTGCCTTCGTCTATCTCTTTTAAATACTCGGTATAGGAATACACCGCCTCCTCTTCGAAGTAACCCACAATGCGGTGCGCGGTGCGTGGGAAAAAGACATAGATAAAGAAAAAGACATGCCAAAAAATGGCTTGGGCAAAGAGAACCAAATAACGCTCGAACCGATTGGGTTTGGCAATTTCAATGAATGTCATCAAGTGCATCCGCTCGTTTTCAGCTTCTGCTAATAGGGTCCGTATCTTGGGACCATAGCCATGGCGCATGCGGCGCAGGCTCATCAGGTGCGTCCACATACCAGCAACCATGCCGGGAACGCCGGCTACCGTCTCCAATACCACCGCACGATGACCGTAGCGTTTCTGAAAGAAGGTATCCGCAAAAAAGCGCATGCTTTTTGTAAAAGACAACGCAACCCTGTCGGACATCGTAATAACTTGGTAATGTTCCATGCAATCGGCCAAATCTATAGGTATTAAGGTAAGACCTTATCGTATTGGAAACGAGGTATTTCTGTTTGCAGGAGTTGAAATCAGCATTTTTAATCCATTTAAACGGGTTTTCTAACTCAATAGCGGCTGTATGAATGCAAACCACCCGCCCACGAGTAGCAAAACTAAGCTGACGAAGTAGATGTGCAGTGATGTCCGGCGCGTACTGAGGCAAGCCTTGCGTAAATCTGGATCGACGGGGCATGGGGCATAGCGATTACGCCATTGCATGAGTCCGCCCGCCACCATCAAGACGCTACTGAGCAGGAAAATCGCCTCCTTGTGTTCGCTAATCCACACAATTTGGGGAAACACGGCGACCAAAGAAGCCAGTGCAGCACCAGCACCCAGACTGACCAGCAGCGCAGGCAGCGCGCAGCACACTAAGGTGCTAGTACTCGCAAAGAGGCTAAGTAATGAGCTGATGTACGGCGTTTTTACATCAGGCGAGCCATCCGCGCTCATTTCTTGCCTTTCATTTGCTCTCTAAACTGCGCAACGGTCTGCGGAATAGTTTCCACTTTAGTTACGTCATAGCCCGAGTCAATGATTTCTTGACGAATCTCTTTTTCATTGAGGGTCTTCCCTTCTTTCGGCTCCACCACTACTACTTTATTTTTGAGATCCACCAATACAGCTTTGGTCTCATCCATCTTCAGTAAGCTCTTTTCAATGCCTTGGGCGCAAAAGGAGCAGACCATGCCATTGACACTCACTTTCATGCTGGCAAGGCTTGCCTGACTTAAGCCCATCAATACGATTACAAATACAAAGTTCAGTAGTTTCATGATGTTCATCCTAATAGTTGTACATAAAATTAAAACGCGGCTGACCCGATAAATTGGCGCCGAGCTCAACAAAGTAGCGATTGTGAATAACCCGAAGCATGGGTGTAAATTCATACTGATTCGATACGAAGGTCATGCGTCTGGCTTCAATTACAAGCCAAGGCTGTGGCTGGTCGTAATCCACCTCATAAAACGATGCCCCAAGCCGTGCCGTGGTGATGTTGCTAGTTGCCCCTTGCGCCGCATATACGCGGGCAGATGCCATCGAGTAAAGGCGGGTAGTTTCATAATCAACCTGCAGGCCAGGTGAGGCCATTGCTTTTGACCCCCCAAAGGTACTGCCAGTAGTTGAGCCCAGTCCGCCAATAAACCAGATATTGGCCTGCGCATTGGGAAGATTCCAGCGCGCTACTTTCCGGGTATAAACCACCTCGGTATTTTGCTGACGCTTGGAATAATCGTCGGTTTGCATGGCACTGGCCGAAAAACCAATGGCGTCATTGGCGGTCGTTGCGTAGTTAAAGGAAAACTCTTGATAGGTTTTACTAAAGTCCCCCATGAACATCCAGCTATTTTTAAAGCCCATGGGGGCAGCATACGACTGCCCAGCCAGACCAAACAGGGTGAGCATTACTCCACTAATTTTGGGGAGTAAGTTCATTTCAGTTTTTCCATCGTGGTGATGTCCAGAGTCCCATCCACTACCTTGATCTGAAAGCGCACCTTATCGCCCGGCTTATATAAGTCGACATTGAGGCCGCTGCTAATGCCAAACGGCATGGTCATGGCATGCATTTTGATACTAGGAATGTATTCGTGCTTCATCACGATTCGGTTACGCGCAGTATCAATGCGGACAATTTCCCCATTGACCCACTCCACAGCCAGAACAGCATAGGACGATAAAACACACAGTAAAGCAATAACGATTTTTTTCATGTCAGACTCCAAAGAAAGTGATGCCCTAAAAATGGGCGGACTAATCCTAAGGAGTTACAGAATGGGTGGCTTAATGAAGCCGGAGAGGTCGGCGCTGACTAAAGTTTGCGTGACATGGGTCACGCTTTGCGTGAGGTGATCGGCAGTGATCAACAGGATTGCATCGCCTGTAAGACCAAAAGCCATGCACAGTGGACAAGCATTGCAGTTACGTTGAGTATCGACAACAACAGTATCGGACTCCTGTGTTCCGATAGCGCTCACCTCTTGGTGGCAGGCATGATTGACAGATGATTTGACATGGACCGATACAGGTGCAATCGAAGGCACTTGCTGCATTTGCAAATCCATACTGAGGGACGCCATGGCCTGCATGGGCACCAATAGGACTAGCAAGAGACTGATCAATCTTTTTACCATGGCTAAATCCTAGCACTTTTCAGAAATATTGGTCTGTGTGCAATGAAACAGACCTTGCTGAGCTAATTTACAGCGCTTATACCCCAGATTTAACTCAGTTATTACCCAGGAGTGATTTGATGGGTATTAACTTTTCCAGCTCATCGATGTTGGTATAGCCCGTTACCGGCATAAAGCTTTTGGGTGAAAAATTCTTCTCGCCAATCAACATGGCAGGTACGCCCTGAAAGCCGTTTGCCTTGAACTCTTCCTCATCCGCAATCGCTTGCTTAGTCACTACCCCATCATCAAAGGCTTCGCGGAGGGCATTGGGATCGATACCAACTTGCTCAGCCAGCGTAATGATTTCATCTTCATTGCTGATGTTGCCGCCCTGACTAAATACTGCCTTAAAGATAGCTAATGCCAGTTGCAATGATTTGCCGTGCTTATTGGCAAAACAAACACTCTCTTGTGCCAACCAGGTGTAAGTCAAAAAAGCAGGAGTAGCTAGTGCCAGCTTTTCTTCTTGAACAATCGGCTCCAGCGATGCTTGCTGCAATTTATTTAGGTAGGAATCCGATGGCGGCATTGTGCCAATCGTGGGGGTCAATTCAATCGCCCGCCAAATAATCTCAATACCGTCTTGATAACGCTCCTTCAACTTGGCCAGCGCCACAGTCTGAAGATAAGAGTAAGGGCACTCAAAATCACCCCAAATTTGTATCTGAATCATAGTGTTATACGTTAATCCCATCAAGGAGAAGCAGAATCAAATACAAAGCAGTTCAAGACTGATCAAAAAAGGAGTCGCCCGCAGGCGACCATAAAGCAAGGAGATATGAGTTTGCACTCTTATAGTAATTTAGGTATAAGACTACTACCAAAAGGGGTTTTTGTAACAAAATTTACGTCATCAGCTTAGCTTGATCTTTTTTTGGCATTCTTTTTGAATCATCCCTAAGCAAATACTTCGGATGCCAGCGATACCAATACTTTCTAAGAACACTTTTCCTAAATGCAGCCGCTTAACCCATTCAATAAGCCCACTTCAACAGAGCCGCCGGATCAGCATGGAGCCACCAATCGCGTCATGACCTGCCTTTGCCTTTTGCTGAGCGGCGGCCTGCTAGGTCAGTTACTCAGCATTATTGTTGTGCGCATTGCCTCTAGTGATATCCAAGCGGGAGGCATGCTAGCGGACATCATTACGCAATACTTGGCTAACTATTTTTTGGGGATCGCTTTTATTGTCCTCAGCGTCTCGAATTTACTTATTAAGCGAGGCCTTGTGGAATACAAACGATTGCGCCTGCCCGCTATTGTTTTGGCGATCTCGACTGCCATCGTGGCGTTTATGTTGATTCCCCGCATGGATTATCTTCGTGAGACCGCCTTACAAGATGGACTTCCCGTTCTCTTTTCGGATTCAGCGGCGTACTTTACAACTTTAGCTGCACTGGCAACTAGCCTTCTCTTGATTCAGTTAGCGAGTGGCGGCGTGCTGGTATGGCGACAGCTCAATCCCAAAAAATCAGCGAACTAATTTATCGCTAAGGAATTTATCGTTTTATTGCTGGTTTTAAGCTGGCTCTTATGCAAATTGCAAGTCGGCCAAGCGTGCATACAATCCACCTTGCTGAATTAAATCAGCATGACTGCCCTGCTCTACGATCCGCCCTTCCTCTAAAACCAAGATCGAATCTGCGCGCAGTACCGTCGCTAAGCGGTGGGCGATGGTAAGCGACGTTCTTCCTGGGAGTACGCTATCCAATGCCAGCTGCACTTCCCGCTCAGATTCTGCGTCAAGGGCGCTGGTTGCCTCATCCAAGAGCAAGATGGGTGGGTTCTTCAATATCGCCCTGGCAATGGAGATCCGCTGCTTTTGTCCGCCAGACAAGCGCACGCCGCGCTCCCCTAGAAAACTAGCGTAGCCTTGGGGCAAGGCAGAAATAAAACCATCGGCATGCGCCGTTTTTGCAGCTGCAATTACCTCTTCATCGCTTGCATCCAATTTTCCATAGCGAATGTTTTCCATGGCACTGGATGCAAAGATGACGGGCTCTTGCGGAACGATACCGATTAAATTGCGCAACTCGCTAACGGGCCATTGGGTAATGTCCTGTCCCAAAATGGCAATCTGCCCAGCCGTCGGCGCATAAAAGCGTAAGAGCAGCGCAAACAAGGTGCTTTTACCAGCGCCGGATGGA is a window from the Polynucleobacter difficilis genome containing:
- a CDS encoding alternative oxidase, coding for MEHYQVITMSDRVALSFTKSMRFFADTFFQKRYGHRAVVLETVAGVPGMVAGMWTHLMSLRRMRHGYGPKIRTLLAEAENERMHLMTFIEIAKPNRFERYLVLFAQAIFWHVFFFIYVFFPRTAHRIVGYFEEEAVYSYTEYLKEIDEGRTPNIPAPQIAIDYWKLPANATLRDVVLVVREDEAGHRDANHAFASEYDKPEQKLS
- a CDS encoding heavy-metal-associated domain-containing protein, producing MKLLNFVFVIVLMGLSQASLASMKVSVNGMVCSFCAQGIEKSLLKMDETKAVLVDLKNKVVVVEPKEGKTLNEKEIRQEIIDSGYDVTKVETIPQTVAQFREQMKGKK
- a CDS encoding copper-binding protein → MKKIVIALLCVLSSYAVLAVEWVNGEIVRIDTARNRIVMKHEYIPSIKMHAMTMPFGISSGLNVDLYKPGDKVRFQIKVVDGTLDITTMEKLK
- a CDS encoding DsbA family oxidoreductase, yielding MIQIQIWGDFECPYSYLQTVALAKLKERYQDGIEIIWRAIELTPTIGTMPPSDSYLNKLQQASLEPIVQEEKLALATPAFLTYTWLAQESVCFANKHGKSLQLALAIFKAVFSQGGNISNEDEIITLAEQVGIDPNALREAFDDGVVTKQAIADEEEFKANGFQGVPAMLIGEKNFSPKSFMPVTGYTNIDELEKLIPIKSLLGNN